A stretch of the Vitis riparia cultivar Riparia Gloire de Montpellier isolate 1030 chromosome 13, EGFV_Vit.rip_1.0, whole genome shotgun sequence genome encodes the following:
- the LOC117927962 gene encoding serine/arginine repetitive matrix protein 1-like translates to MAATFHTRLLRLARLAGSMAAAPPGRRRAAAARSGHARLHQPPQQQRRRRRRSSSSIEDAAAAAAASGTPPPQQQRRGRRRRSSSVEDAAAAAAASGTPPPQQQRRGRRRRSSSVEDAAAAAPPRRRRPRPLSSTRAPAPAAMAAAPKTPPRQHLLLAPPKPEGLSTWPGGSTTPNTAVAAAAWR, encoded by the coding sequence ATGGCTGCCACCTTTCATACCCGTCTCCTCAGGCTCGCTCGTTTAGCTGGATCCATGGCGGCCGCACCTCCTGGACGTCGCCGAGCCGCCGCCGCTCGCTCCGGCCACGCGCGCCTGCACCAGCCGCCACAGCAGCAGCGTCGAAGACGCCGCcgcagcagcagcagcatcGAAGACGCCGCCGCCGCAGCAGCAGCGTCGGGGACGCCGCCGCCGCAGCAGCAGCGTCGCGGACGCCGCCGCCGCAGCAGCAGCGTCGAGGACGCCGCCGCCGCAGCAGCAGCGTCGGGGACGCCTCCGCCGCAGCAGCAGCGTCGAGGACGCCGCCGCCGCAGCAGCAGCGTCGAGGACGCCGCCGCCGCAGCACCTCCTCGTCGCCGCCGCCCGCGGCCTCTCTCCTCCACGCGCGCGCCTGCACCAGCCGCCATGGCAGCTGCGCCGAAGACGCCGCCGCGGCAGCACCTCCTCCTCGCGCCACCGAAGCCCGAGGGGCTGTCCACTTGGCCTGGAGGATCCACAACCCCGAATACCGCCGTTGCTGCCGCCGCGTGGAGGTGA